DNA sequence from the Arthrobacter sp. FB24 genome:
CAGGCCGGGCTTGATGGTGCTCCGGTCGGCCTCGTAGGCGGACACATGTCGATCAACGTTCTGGGCCATGGCTGACCGGCTGCTGTTGTAAACCCACGCATCTCGCCCGGTTTCGAGCCCCCGCGAGAAGATGTTGAAGATTCGAATTCCTTCTTTGGCCCGGGAGCCGATGGGCGTGAAAGTTTCGAAGATATCGTCTCGTTGGTTGATCCAGTCTCCCTCCACGTTAGGGGTAAGTCGTTCCCAGGGAATGGTGGCCAGGGTGGCTTCGTCGACGATGGCAAGTTTTTGCTTGCGGTCGAGGTAGTCACCGATGTCCCGGTAATTGAGCCGGCATCCGGCCACAGCTCCGGGGCGCTTGACGAGCAGCAGAACGGCAACCGTCGTCTTGCTGCCTTCGCCAAAGACGTTGTCCTTTTCCTTCCGCCGTTGTTCCCCGGCACCCCGCGCGTTCCCACGCAGGTTGTAAACGTAGATCTCGTGAAACTCAGTCGTGAGAGTCTTGCGGAGTCCGTCGGCGGTGTTGCCGTCGATGTATCCCCCGTTGGAGACGTAACAAACCACTCCGCCGTGTTCGGAGTTCAGTACGCGATTGGAAGCCCAGCGGATGGCGCGGATATATGAGTCATAGAGGGAGTTCACATTCGTTGCCGTGGACTGTGCCACATAACTTCTGCGGATGGACTCGTCCAGGGTCGGGTATTTGAGGTTGGCGTTGTTGTCGTTGCCGCTGGATTGGCCGACGGAGTAAGGCGGGTTGCCGATGATCACCCGGATATCGAGAGCGTTCTGCTTGACCACGCGATCGTTATTGTTGGTGAAGACGTGTTCGTCAAGGGTGTCTCCGTCTTCCGTCATTTGGAAGGTGTCGGTGAGCACGATCCCCCCAAACGATTCATAGCCGACCGTGTCAGCGTCACGGCCCTGTTCGACGGCTTGTTCAGTGAGGATTCCGTGGAAGGTGGCCTCGATGTTGATCGCCGCGATGTAGTAGGCCATGAGCAGCAGCTCGTTGGCGTGCAGCTCCTGGGTGTACTTGCGCAGTAGGTCTTCGGGTTTGATCAGTCCTGACTGCAACAGGCGCACGACGAACGTCCCGGTCCCGGTGAACGGGTCGAGTACGTGGACGCCTTCATCGGAGATTGAAACCCCGAACTCTTTCTTCAATACGTCGTCGACGGCGCGCAGGATGAAATCGACGACTTCAACCGGCGTGTAAACGATTCCCAGTGATTCGGCGGTGCGGGGGAAAGCGAGCTTGAAGAACTTTTCGTAGAGCTCAGTGATGATCTTCTGCTTGCCGGCGGCCGTGCCCACACCCTCGGCTTTCACCCGCACGGATCGGTAAAAGTCTTCGAGGTTCTGGACCTCCGAGTCAAGGTTGTACTGCTCGAGTACCAACACCATGGAGTCCATGACCTGGGACACCGGGTTGTGAGCGGCGAAAGAATAGTCCTCGAACAACGCCTCGAACACGGGCTTGGTGATCAAGTGCTGGGAGAGCATGTCGATCGCGTCGGACTCGCTGATGGAGGCGTTCAGGTTCCCCCGCAGGCCCTCTAGGAAGCCAGCGAATTCGTCCCGCACCCGGGCATCAGGGCCATCGAGTATCGTACGGATCCGGATGATGTGCCGGTCAGCAATGCCCTTGACGTCTTCGGCCCATTGTTCCCAGTAGCGGCGGTCCCCGACCTTGCGGACCATACGGGCGAAAATCGCGTTACGCCACTCGTCCGCATTGGCCATATGGAACAACGCCTCGGGTCCCGGCCTATCCGAGGAACCGGGCATCTCACCCGGGCCGTCTCCTGGACCGAACGGGTCGGCAACGGTGATGATATCGATTTTGTCGTTCGTGTTGCCGTTCAGGTCCAGCTTGTTGATCATCGCTTCGAACCGGTCATCATGGGCCCGCAGTGCCTGGAGGACATCCCAGACGACCTTGTACTTCTTGTTGTCGTTCAGCGCGGTTTCCGGGTCTTCGGAGGCCGGAACCGCGATCGGCAGGATGATGTACCCGTATTCCTTCCCTTCGGAGCGGCGCATGACACGGCCCACGGCCTGCACCACGTCGACCTGGGAGTTGCGGGGGTTCAGGAATAGCACCGCGTCCAAGGACGGGACGTCCACGCCTTCGGTGAGGCATTTGGCGTTGGACAGGATCCGGCACACGTTGCCCTTGGTTTCGTCCTGCAGCCAGTCCAGTTTCGCGGAGCGTTCGAGGACGTTGAACGTGCCGTCGACATGTTCGGCTTCCAGCTTCAACGCGTCGTCATCTTCGACCAGCAGTTGCCGGCCGATGAGTTCGAACTGTTCGGCCAGTTTCTTGGATTCCTTGATGTTCCGGGCGAACGCGACCGCCCTGTTCATAGGGGACGTATCTCCGATGGAGAGACGCTCGCCGTTGACGCCGCGCTTGGACAGGCCGTTCCAGCAGCCCACGATTCGGGCGGCGTCATCCAGGGACAGGTCTCCATTTTCTTGGAACAAGCCCTGGAAGGATCGGGACACCGCTTCCTCATTTACCGCCAGGACCAGGACCTTGTAATCGGAGAGGTGACCCATCTCTACGGCTTTACCGAAGCCCAGGTGGTGGAATTCCGGCCCGTAGACTGCGACATCATCCATGGAGTAAACGGCCACATCGTTCTCTGCCGCCTTCGCCTTCGAATCCTGCACATAGATCCGCGGCGTCGCCGTCATATACAGACGTTTCTTGGCGCGCAGGTAGGCCTGGTCGTGGACACGCACGAAGGCCGAGTCATCATGCTCCGCCTCCGTAATCCCCGTCGTCCGGTGTGCCTCATCGCAAAGGATCACATCAAAGTCCGGCAGTCCGAGGGCCTGGGCCTGGGCGATGACGTCGATGGACTGGTAGGTAGAGAACACCACTGTGACCGCTTCCTGGCCGGTGCTGATGCTCGTCCGGTAGAAGAGTTTCTGCGGGTCCGTGGTGGCAGGGAACGCCAGATCGTGTACGGACACGTCCTCGTGTTCGCGGCGGCCGACCTTCGTGTCCGAACACACGGCCAGCGGCCGCAACGGAACGGTGGCCTGGGCCGTCCACTCGTTCAGCGTCTGCTGCAGCAGAGCTATGGAGGGCACCAGGAACAGGGCGGTACCGCCGACAGGAACCATTTCCTCGACGATCTTCAACGAGGTGTAGGTCTTGCCCGTGCCGCAAGCCATGATCAGCTTCCCGCGATCAGAGGTCTGAAATCCTGTGATCACATCGTCGATCGCATCGCGCTGATACTTGCGCGGTTCCTTACGATCGATCTGCCGCATTTCCTCGGGCCGGTCCAGATCAAACTCAGCCCAATCAATGGTCGAATCCGCCAGATCCTGCAGCCGCAACCTGGTCATCGGCTTCGACTGGCCCTCCAGTGCGGTTTCGGCGTGCTTGGACCACTTGTCCGTGGTGGAAACGACCAGACCGTAGGAGAAGTCGACCTTGCCGGCGGCCGTGAAAAAAGAATCGATGTGCTTCTTATCCAGTGTCCGTTGCGGATCATAGAACTTACACTGGATCGCAGTCAGTTCCCCGGTGTAGCGGTCCTTCGCGACCAGATCGATCCCCGTATCCACCTGCCCTCTGCGGTCCGGCCACTCATCCCATAGCCACACATCGGAGAACTGATCCGAGTACTTGGGTTCCAACTGCAGATACCGCTTGAACAACCGCTCGAATTTCGTGCCCTTGTCCCGCTCATTTTTGGCGGAGAAATAGAGACGGTCGAGCAGCTGCTCGAAAGTGTTAGAACCCATGGGAACATCTTGCCCCACCCGGGTTGGCCTTCCGTTGAATGCGACGTGGGGCACAATGAATCCATGTGCGGCAGATACGTGATGTCCAAGGCCACCGGGGACCTTCTCAGCCAGTTCGAGGCTAAGGAGATCGAAGGCAGCCCGCCGCCGCCCAGCTGGAACGTCGCTCCGACCCAGGACGTCCCCATCATCGCGGAACGCCTGGACGAGGGCGCCATGGATCGCCGGCTGTTGATCGCCCGCTGGGGTCTTGTTCCGTCCTGGGCCAAGGACATCAAGATCGGTTCGAAGCTGATCAACGCACGCAGCGAGTCGATCCTGGACAAGCCCTCGTTCCGCAAGGCTGCCGTCAAACGTCGGGCGCTGGTCCCGGCGGAGGGATATTACGAGTGGCAGAAGACCGAGGACGGGAAGAAGATCCCGAATTACCTCTACTCCGAAAATGAGAATGTGCTCGCCTTCGCCGGGCTGTATGAGTTCTGGCCGGACCCGTCCCTTCCCGAAGATGACCCACACCGGTGGCTGCTCAGCTGCACCGTCCTGACCACGACGGCGCATGACTCCCTCGGGCACGTCCATGACCGGGCACCC
Encoded proteins:
- a CDS encoding DEAD/DEAH box helicase yields the protein MGSNTFEQLLDRLYFSAKNERDKGTKFERLFKRYLQLEPKYSDQFSDVWLWDEWPDRRGQVDTGIDLVAKDRYTGELTAIQCKFYDPQRTLDKKHIDSFFTAAGKVDFSYGLVVSTTDKWSKHAETALEGQSKPMTRLRLQDLADSTIDWAEFDLDRPEEMRQIDRKEPRKYQRDAIDDVITGFQTSDRGKLIMACGTGKTYTSLKIVEEMVPVGGTALFLVPSIALLQQTLNEWTAQATVPLRPLAVCSDTKVGRREHEDVSVHDLAFPATTDPQKLFYRTSISTGQEAVTVVFSTYQSIDVIAQAQALGLPDFDVILCDEAHRTTGITEAEHDDSAFVRVHDQAYLRAKKRLYMTATPRIYVQDSKAKAAENDVAVYSMDDVAVYGPEFHHLGFGKAVEMGHLSDYKVLVLAVNEEAVSRSFQGLFQENGDLSLDDAARIVGCWNGLSKRGVNGERLSIGDTSPMNRAVAFARNIKESKKLAEQFELIGRQLLVEDDDALKLEAEHVDGTFNVLERSAKLDWLQDETKGNVCRILSNAKCLTEGVDVPSLDAVLFLNPRNSQVDVVQAVGRVMRRSEGKEYGYIILPIAVPASEDPETALNDNKKYKVVWDVLQALRAHDDRFEAMINKLDLNGNTNDKIDIITVADPFGPGDGPGEMPGSSDRPGPEALFHMANADEWRNAIFARMVRKVGDRRYWEQWAEDVKGIADRHIIRIRTILDGPDARVRDEFAGFLEGLRGNLNASISESDAIDMLSQHLITKPVFEALFEDYSFAAHNPVSQVMDSMVLVLEQYNLDSEVQNLEDFYRSVRVKAEGVGTAAGKQKIITELYEKFFKLAFPRTAESLGIVYTPVEVVDFILRAVDDVLKKEFGVSISDEGVHVLDPFTGTGTFVVRLLQSGLIKPEDLLRKYTQELHANELLLMAYYIAAINIEATFHGILTEQAVEQGRDADTVGYESFGGIVLTDTFQMTEDGDTLDEHVFTNNNDRVVKQNALDIRVIIGNPPYSVGQSSGNDNNANLKYPTLDESIRRSYVAQSTATNVNSLYDSYIRAIRWASNRVLNSEHGGVVCYVSNGGYIDGNTADGLRKTLTTEFHEIYVYNLRGNARGAGEQRRKEKDNVFGEGSKTTVAVLLLVKRPGAVAGCRLNYRDIGDYLDRKQKLAIVDEATLATIPWERLTPNVEGDWINQRDDIFETFTPIGSRAKEGIRIFNIFSRGLETGRDAWVYNSSRSAMAQNVDRHVSAYEADRSTIKPGLKTGTLATRVGQLTPRLNSNGMEISWTRSLRQSLARDEEVEYRESAIRTATYRPFNKQAVYYERKMNHEWSQLESIFPPSGENNFGFYIVGNGSAVPFGVLMTDLVPDLHVTGAGSGGQFFPRYSYTKPVHGDDLLSELTASPLDAEDGRTDNVTDAALADYRTFYGSCVSKDDIFYYVYGILHSPDYRERFAADLKRMLPRIPKIAGNDFHAFADAGRQLAALHIGYEDLDPFPLNERHTGLVLDADDYTRYAVIKMKYEGKAGSWDKTRIIYNGNITLEGIPVEVHEYMLGSRSALDWILERYRVKTDKDSGIVNDPNDWSRDHQEPRYIIDLIAKIVTLSLESNRIIGALPELAV
- a CDS encoding SOS response-associated peptidase, whose product is MCGRYVMSKATGDLLSQFEAKEIEGSPPPPSWNVAPTQDVPIIAERLDEGAMDRRLLIARWGLVPSWAKDIKIGSKLINARSESILDKPSFRKAAVKRRALVPAEGYYEWQKTEDGKKIPNYLYSENENVLAFAGLYEFWPDPSLPEDDPHRWLLSCTVLTTTAHDSLGHVHDRAPVIIPPGMYAQWLDPDTTDKEKVQEILDAIPEPVLTPRVVTDRVNSVRNNGPELIEPAP